A stretch of Dietzia lutea DNA encodes these proteins:
- a CDS encoding MlaD family protein, which yields MSSTQRENTPLGPTRAGLRIRGIAVLVVVALIVVGTWQATRADRTGQFQFTVTADGLGDGVTQETSVRLRGTDVGNVVDVEPIGPRRQLVTLSVDTDDAELLSTSLQTRFVSSNVFGSTAFELIPQPGGGPVTPGVTLHLGDVPDHTVTTVLRDSGRLMLDVVTTDLSEALNSSADMTNQMAPLLASALLVLRNVARTQNQPLADVLRKSADISEGIEAATPSALGVLGDIASVEELDDEARTRQASATITEVSNLVLALSGNLASSLQPLDGTVDMLLDLLIPLNHALADVRPDHVSRAIDTADGVLHRDGDRVTLGVDVVLESFPAFQVPMQATGGTP from the coding sequence ATGAGCAGTACGCAGCGCGAGAACACGCCACTGGGCCCCACCCGGGCCGGCCTGCGGATCCGGGGGATCGCGGTCCTCGTCGTCGTCGCCCTCATCGTCGTCGGCACGTGGCAGGCCACCCGCGCCGACCGCACCGGACAGTTCCAGTTCACCGTCACCGCCGACGGGCTCGGCGACGGTGTCACACAGGAGACCTCGGTGCGGCTCCGCGGCACCGACGTCGGCAACGTCGTCGACGTGGAACCGATCGGCCCCCGGCGCCAGCTCGTCACCCTCAGCGTCGACACCGACGACGCCGAACTCCTCTCCACCTCCCTCCAGACCCGGTTCGTCTCCTCCAACGTCTTCGGCTCCACCGCCTTCGAACTGATCCCCCAGCCCGGCGGCGGCCCCGTCACCCCCGGCGTGACCCTGCACCTCGGCGACGTCCCCGACCACACGGTGACCACCGTCCTCCGCGACTCCGGCCGCCTCATGCTGGACGTGGTGACCACCGACCTCTCCGAGGCCCTGAACAGCTCCGCCGACATGACCAACCAGATGGCGCCCCTGCTGGCCTCCGCGCTCCTCGTCCTGCGGAACGTGGCCCGCACGCAGAACCAGCCCCTGGCCGACGTGCTGCGCAAATCCGCCGACATCTCCGAGGGGATCGAGGCCGCGACCCCGTCCGCGCTGGGAGTGCTGGGTGACATCGCCTCGGTCGAGGAGCTCGACGACGAGGCGCGGACCCGCCAGGCCAGCGCCACCATCACCGAGGTCTCCAACCTCGTCCTGGCACTGTCGGGCAACCTCGCCAGCTCACTCCAGCCGCTCGACGGCACGGTCGACATGCTCCTCGACCTGCTCATCCCGCTCAACCACGCCCTGGCGGACGTCCGGCCCGACCACGTCTCCCGCGCCATCGACACCGCGGACGGCGTCCTGCACCGCGACGGGGACCGGGTCACCCTGGGCGTCGACGTGGTGCTGGAGTCCTTCCCCGCGTTCCAGGTACCGATGCAGGCCACCGGAGGTACTCCGTGA
- a CDS encoding pyridoxal phosphate-dependent aminotransferase, giving the protein MAPDVRSDLDAIPAYVPGASAPGAVKLASNETTAGPLPSVAAAITDAASAANRYPDITSRTLVERLADFLGVGAENVTAGCGSVALCQQLVQAVCAPGDEVIFGWRSFEAYPIIARIAHAVPVSIPNRADGSLDLDAVAEAVTDRTRLIFVCTPNNPTGPAVDRTELVAFLDRIPERVTVALDEAYYEYVRSDDPVDGVAEAMARPNVVSLRTFSKAYGLAGLRVGYLVGPVDLVVPVAKMVVPFSVSSLAQSAAIACLEAGDELRARTDAVVAERSRVRDALLDMGHAVPDTQANFVWLPLAGAASDFDAHCRDHRVVTRCFAGDGVRVTIGDPDENDRFLAAAREFVTGM; this is encoded by the coding sequence ATGGCCCCCGACGTGCGCAGTGACCTCGACGCGATCCCCGCCTACGTGCCCGGTGCGTCCGCGCCCGGCGCCGTGAAGCTCGCGTCCAACGAGACCACCGCCGGCCCGCTGCCGAGCGTGGCCGCGGCGATCACCGACGCCGCGTCGGCGGCCAACCGGTACCCGGACATCACCTCCCGCACGCTCGTCGAGCGATTGGCGGACTTCCTGGGCGTGGGCGCCGAGAACGTCACCGCCGGCTGCGGCTCGGTGGCCCTGTGCCAGCAGCTGGTCCAGGCGGTGTGCGCCCCGGGCGACGAGGTGATCTTCGGCTGGCGCTCCTTCGAGGCGTACCCGATCATCGCCCGCATCGCCCACGCCGTGCCCGTGTCGATCCCGAACCGCGCCGACGGGTCGCTGGACCTCGACGCGGTCGCGGAAGCCGTCACCGACCGGACACGCCTGATCTTCGTCTGCACCCCCAACAACCCCACCGGCCCGGCGGTCGACCGCACCGAGCTGGTGGCGTTCCTCGACCGCATCCCCGAGCGGGTCACGGTGGCGCTGGACGAGGCGTATTACGAGTACGTACGCAGCGACGACCCGGTCGACGGGGTCGCCGAGGCGATGGCCCGGCCCAACGTCGTCTCCCTGCGCACGTTCTCCAAGGCATACGGGCTCGCCGGCCTGCGTGTCGGCTACCTCGTCGGACCCGTCGACCTGGTGGTGCCGGTGGCGAAGATGGTCGTGCCGTTCTCCGTGAGTTCGCTGGCCCAGTCCGCGGCGATCGCCTGCCTGGAGGCCGGGGACGAACTCCGCGCACGTACCGACGCGGTCGTCGCCGAGCGCTCGCGGGTGCGCGACGCACTGCTCGACATGGGCCACGCGGTCCCGGACACCCAGGCGAACTTCGTCTGGCTCCCGCTCGCGGGAGCCGCGTCCGACTTCGACGCCCACTGCCGCGACCACCGCGTCGTCACGCGGTGCTTCGCCGGCGACGGGGTGCGGGTGACGATCGGTGACCCGGACGAGAACGACCGGTTCCTCGCCGCCGCCCGCGAATTCGTGACCGGAATGTGA
- a CDS encoding PadR family transcriptional regulator produces the protein MDNEADAVQGTHLQEIRRGSVVLASLIACRTPKYGYGLLTTLADVGIVTEANTLYPLLRRLEGQGLLTSTWRTDDPRPRKYYETTALGAETAERLHTEWLALGAGYDDLRKADA, from the coding sequence ATGGACAATGAGGCCGACGCGGTGCAGGGCACCCACCTCCAGGAGATCCGGCGGGGGTCCGTGGTGCTGGCGAGCCTGATCGCGTGCCGGACGCCGAAGTACGGATACGGACTGCTCACCACGCTGGCCGACGTCGGCATCGTCACCGAGGCCAACACCCTCTACCCGCTGCTGCGCCGCCTGGAGGGCCAGGGCCTGCTCACGTCGACCTGGCGCACCGACGACCCCCGGCCCCGCAAGTACTACGAGACCACCGCACTCGGCGCCGAGACCGCCGAGCGGCTGCACACCGAATGGCTGGCACTGGGCGCCGGCTACGACGATCTGCGGAAGGCGGATGCGTGA
- a CDS encoding bifunctional metallophosphatase/5'-nucleotidase, whose amino-acid sequence MQLRGPRREASPAAPATSGSRRPSRRALIPLALAPLVSTLVAAPGADARTSEAGRPWSPAAETTTVRVLGIGEFSGALSRPVGFQGELRDGSGNVRPAGGGPHLAATIGKLRTQAENTLLLATGDSIGGTAPEAALLGDRPTVEFFNRLGVDGAGIGRRELEKSADHIRTLVKPGCLTEEDCRVDPPLPPFRGAAFPFLASNVIPSHDAAPTFPFAIHRVGDVRVGVVAVTAPSESVPETTTRLTDPLRAIDDTVESLQFLGVETIVALVQSDTAHGNLAPGSCPEALTDLELVEDLNPAVDALIVGASGGPATCRVFDSENDERIVVAPASHGRSVTVVDLAVDTATGDVVRPQTSAFNQTVNLDIEPDTGTEELVRQAQAAAAPKAREVVGTADETIDRAMNADGESPLADLIADAQLAATRGRGAQLAVSNPDSLRTDLPAGPLDYATLHTVQPYGDRLYLVTVTGEELRAAFNHFADDIGRNGPAVSSNVRYTVDAGRPAGDRVTEIEVDDEPIDPRREYTVVVNEFLSSPEWNGSVLAERGDRREVGLTDLDALIRYATDAGPLRAPEPGRVRVID is encoded by the coding sequence GTGCAGCTGCGAGGTCCCCGCCGTGAGGCGAGTCCCGCCGCCCCGGCCACGTCCGGATCCCGACGCCCCTCCCGCCGCGCACTGATCCCCCTCGCCCTCGCGCCCCTCGTGTCCACACTGGTCGCCGCACCGGGTGCCGACGCCCGGACCAGCGAGGCCGGGCGTCCGTGGAGCCCCGCAGCCGAGACCACGACCGTGCGCGTCCTCGGGATCGGCGAGTTCTCCGGCGCGCTCTCCCGCCCCGTCGGCTTCCAGGGCGAACTGCGGGACGGCTCGGGGAACGTCCGACCGGCCGGCGGCGGGCCCCACCTCGCCGCCACCATCGGCAAGCTCCGCACCCAGGCCGAGAACACGCTGTTGCTCGCCACGGGCGACTCGATCGGCGGCACCGCGCCCGAGGCCGCGCTCCTGGGCGACCGTCCGACCGTCGAGTTCTTCAACCGGCTCGGCGTGGACGGGGCCGGCATCGGCCGACGCGAGCTGGAGAAGAGCGCCGACCACATCCGCACACTGGTCAAGCCGGGCTGCCTCACGGAGGAGGACTGTCGGGTCGACCCGCCACTGCCGCCCTTCCGCGGTGCGGCCTTCCCGTTCCTGGCCTCCAACGTGATCCCGTCGCACGACGCGGCCCCGACGTTCCCGTTCGCCATTCACCGCGTCGGCGATGTCCGGGTGGGGGTCGTGGCGGTCACCGCGCCCTCCGAGTCCGTCCCGGAGACCACGACCCGCCTGACGGACCCCCTCCGGGCGATCGACGACACGGTGGAGTCGCTGCAGTTCCTCGGCGTCGAGACGATCGTCGCCCTGGTCCAGTCCGACACGGCCCACGGCAACCTCGCCCCCGGCTCCTGCCCCGAAGCCCTCACGGACCTCGAACTGGTCGAGGACCTCAACCCTGCCGTCGACGCCCTCATCGTGGGCGCCTCCGGTGGCCCGGCCACGTGCCGCGTCTTCGACTCCGAGAACGACGAGCGGATCGTCGTGGCGCCGGCGTCCCACGGTCGGTCGGTCACGGTCGTCGACCTCGCCGTCGACACCGCCACCGGCGACGTGGTGCGCCCCCAGACCTCGGCGTTCAACCAGACCGTCAACCTGGACATCGAGCCCGACACCGGGACCGAGGAACTCGTCCGCCAGGCACAGGCCGCCGCGGCGCCGAAGGCCCGCGAGGTCGTCGGCACCGCCGACGAGACGATCGACCGGGCCATGAATGCCGACGGGGAGTCCCCGCTGGCCGACCTCATCGCCGATGCGCAGCTCGCCGCCACCCGAGGCCGCGGCGCGCAGCTCGCCGTGTCCAACCCCGACTCGCTGCGCACCGACCTGCCGGCGGGCCCGCTCGACTACGCCACCCTGCACACCGTGCAGCCCTACGGCGACCGCCTGTACCTGGTCACCGTCACCGGCGAGGAGCTCCGCGCCGCCTTCAACCACTTCGCCGACGACATCGGCCGCAACGGCCCCGCCGTGTCGTCCAACGTGCGCTACACCGTCGACGCCGGGCGCCCCGCGGGCGACCGGGTGACGGAGATAGAGGTCGACGACGAGCCGATCGATCCGCGGCGGGAGTACACCGTCGTGGTGAACGAGTTCCTCTCCTCCCCGGAGTGGAACGGCTCGGTGCTGGCCGAACGCGGGGACCGCCGCGAGGTCGGCCTGACCGATCTCGACGCGTTGATCCGCTACGCGACCGACGCGGGCCCGCTGCGGGCACCCGAGCCCGGCCGCGTCCGCGTGATCGACTGA
- a CDS encoding TetR/AcrR family transcriptional regulator codes for MGLTTLRALLLGAVTGTREEADDTDIAILRATLVCLGRHGTERMSVADVAGEAGVGRATVFRRFETKGELVRRAFAWELENFLDELRLSAATTADPTARAAEWFVRAIRIVRTHPVARRIVADGNALDIINDRQVAEMLIASIEAQLRYTVDDSRTDTDIRTAAEIIARFFVSTWLTPDLGPAAGSDEGVRRLAASMLAFLLAPGAEVP; via the coding sequence ATGGGACTCACGACGCTGCGAGCTCTCCTCCTGGGGGCGGTCACCGGCACCCGCGAAGAGGCCGACGACACCGACATCGCGATCCTGCGCGCCACCCTGGTCTGCCTCGGGCGGCACGGGACGGAACGCATGTCCGTTGCGGACGTCGCCGGCGAGGCCGGCGTGGGTCGTGCCACCGTCTTCCGCCGCTTCGAGACCAAGGGGGAACTCGTGAGGAGAGCGTTCGCATGGGAGTTGGAGAACTTCCTCGACGAGCTCCGCCTCTCGGCCGCCACGACGGCCGACCCGACAGCGCGCGCCGCCGAGTGGTTCGTCCGGGCGATCAGGATCGTCCGGACCCATCCCGTGGCCAGGAGGATCGTCGCCGACGGCAACGCGCTCGACATCATCAACGACCGGCAGGTCGCCGAGATGCTGATCGCCTCGATCGAGGCCCAGCTGCGCTACACGGTCGACGACTCCCGCACGGACACCGACATCCGCACCGCGGCGGAGATCATCGCGCGGTTCTTCGTGAGCACCTGGCTCACGCCCGACCTCGGGCCGGCGGCGGGGTCCGACGAGGGCGTGCGACGCCTCGCCGCCTCGATGCTCGCGTTCCTGCTCGCCCCCGGCGCGGAGGTGCCATGA
- a CDS encoding MlaD family protein — MTTTRQAAIRLALVFLAVLAVIVLIVQAIQRPVDGSTTRYQAVFGDVFGLRENADVRLRGVPVGKITDISISDDYEAVVDLTLQDDYRLRESDRLLVKMQNLTGQRYLELELGDAGAAEIDPDQPVTNTVDSFDITTVFNGLKPLLRETDPAVYNSLATNVAALVEGSETSPTPVLRDIATLATYAEDRSLLMSTILDNLTALDSQLRGRSGNLQNMLEVFHSIFTPLVTRLGEFLQLVELGAVEFTQIGETVDLLSRIGLGATDRHDDFIRRTDESYADPAPVIEAYRRLPGILGGINALIPTSDPELQCSSGGVPVPIEAEVLLEGRQLVVCEEKP, encoded by the coding sequence GTGACCACGACCCGTCAGGCCGCGATCAGGCTCGCTCTGGTGTTCCTCGCCGTGTTGGCCGTGATCGTCCTCATCGTCCAGGCCATCCAGCGTCCCGTCGACGGCTCCACCACCCGCTACCAGGCCGTCTTCGGCGACGTCTTCGGCCTCCGCGAGAACGCCGATGTCCGCCTGCGCGGCGTCCCGGTCGGCAAGATCACCGACATCTCCATCTCGGACGACTACGAGGCCGTGGTCGACCTGACCCTTCAGGACGACTACCGGCTGCGCGAATCCGACCGCCTGCTCGTGAAGATGCAGAACCTCACCGGCCAGCGCTACCTCGAACTCGAGCTCGGGGACGCGGGCGCCGCCGAGATCGACCCCGACCAGCCCGTCACCAACACCGTCGACTCCTTCGACATCACCACCGTGTTCAACGGGCTCAAGCCTCTGCTGCGCGAGACCGACCCGGCCGTCTACAACAGTCTCGCCACGAACGTCGCGGCGCTCGTCGAGGGCAGCGAGACCAGCCCCACCCCGGTCCTGCGCGACATCGCCACCCTGGCCACCTACGCCGAGGACCGGAGCCTGCTCATGAGCACGATCCTCGACAACCTCACCGCCCTCGACAGCCAGCTGCGGGGCCGCTCCGGGAACCTGCAGAACATGCTCGAGGTCTTCCACTCGATCTTCACCCCGCTCGTCACCCGGCTCGGCGAGTTCCTGCAGCTCGTCGAGCTGGGCGCGGTGGAATTCACCCAGATCGGCGAGACCGTCGACCTGCTCTCGCGCATCGGGCTGGGTGCGACCGACCGGCACGACGACTTCATCCGCCGCACCGACGAGAGCTACGCCGACCCCGCCCCGGTCATCGAGGCCTACCGCCGCCTGCCGGGGATCCTCGGCGGCATCAACGCCCTCATCCCCACGTCCGACCCCGAGCTGCAGTGCAGCAGCGGCGGGGTGCCGGTTCCGATCGAGGCCGAGGTCCTGCTCGAGGGCCGCCAGCTCGTCGTGTGCGAGGAGAAGCCCTGA
- a CDS encoding ABC transporter permease: MSHRQTEHRPSGHRPTEHVAYAVPAPHRPGLLRARRTVDRAWTPVETLGGYLQFVLLSFLGVGHALRRHRRHTMAVFTDLTWGNGRAVIVGGGVAPVLAILGAVAGTMIGIVGFNALDMLGMGPLTGAMSALANPRELAPLIAAIGFAAQAGCRITAEIGSMRISEEIDALEAQAIDPISYVVSSRLIASVIAIVPTYLIALALCYASSRLTISVVAGSPAAFDHYFDMFTEPIDLLYSLAKVVVFVLVVGLVHAYQGFHATGGPEGVGIASGRAIRASLVLIVVTDMILTLAMWGLDSTIQFSG; this comes from the coding sequence ATGAGCCACCGACAGACCGAGCACCGACCGAGCGGGCACCGGCCGACCGAGCACGTCGCCTACGCCGTCCCCGCGCCGCACCGACCGGGACTGCTCCGCGCCCGCCGGACCGTCGACCGGGCCTGGACGCCCGTCGAGACGCTGGGCGGCTACCTGCAGTTCGTCCTGCTGTCCTTCCTCGGCGTCGGGCACGCGCTCCGCCGGCACCGCCGCCACACCATGGCGGTGTTCACCGATCTGACCTGGGGCAACGGCAGGGCCGTCATCGTCGGCGGTGGTGTCGCGCCGGTCCTGGCCATCCTCGGCGCGGTCGCGGGCACGATGATCGGCATCGTCGGCTTCAACGCGCTCGACATGCTCGGGATGGGCCCGCTCACCGGGGCGATGTCGGCGCTGGCCAACCCCCGCGAGCTCGCCCCGCTCATCGCGGCGATCGGCTTCGCCGCCCAGGCCGGCTGCCGGATCACCGCCGAGATCGGCTCGATGCGCATCTCCGAGGAGATCGACGCCCTCGAGGCGCAGGCCATCGACCCCATTTCCTACGTCGTGTCGAGCCGTCTCATCGCGTCCGTCATCGCGATCGTCCCCACGTACCTCATCGCGCTGGCCCTCTGCTACGCCTCGTCGCGCCTCACGATCTCCGTGGTCGCGGGATCGCCGGCGGCGTTCGACCACTACTTCGACATGTTCACCGAGCCGATCGACCTGCTCTACTCACTGGCCAAGGTCGTCGTCTTCGTCCTCGTCGTCGGGCTGGTCCACGCGTACCAGGGCTTCCACGCGACGGGCGGGCCCGAGGGCGTCGGCATCGCGTCCGGCCGGGCGATCCGCGCCAGCCTCGTCCTCATCGTGGTCACCGACATGATCCTCACGCTGGCCATGTGGGGGCTCGACTCGACCATCCAGTTCTCCGGGTGA
- a CDS encoding MlaD family protein — translation MRTRTFGRLDFGSEDADPRAQMWWAVVGVVVLVTIFAVVAGLYLRPPGTDRYMLEIPESGGLAAGDDVRIAGVPVGRVEALELDDDHVDVEFSVDSEHFIGDRTEVSVRMLSPVGGLYVALLPAGDDPLTGPIPLERAQLPFLVADMFAEADAVIAELDTAELRRALDATARSLDGSPGALETTATDIEAVMDVMARQKTQVEDLLSLSNEYLGTVNANQDLALEIIRGYAVLGPQLLAAADDVKTFADGLAGLSGLLFDFLSGPYASKVEPIIPHLKEATRSADELRKSTEEMLDSVTGTVRDLSAVAGPEGRVLIDQSGLTLDRPEVCLPQPGMRC, via the coding sequence ATGCGCACCAGAACCTTCGGGCGCCTGGACTTCGGTTCCGAGGACGCCGACCCGCGGGCCCAGATGTGGTGGGCCGTCGTGGGCGTCGTGGTGCTCGTGACGATCTTCGCGGTGGTCGCCGGGCTCTATCTGCGCCCGCCCGGCACGGACCGGTACATGCTCGAGATCCCCGAATCCGGCGGCCTCGCCGCCGGGGACGACGTCCGGATCGCCGGCGTCCCCGTGGGCAGGGTCGAGGCGCTCGAGCTCGACGACGACCACGTCGACGTGGAGTTCTCCGTCGACTCCGAGCACTTCATCGGCGACCGGACCGAGGTGTCGGTCCGCATGCTCAGCCCCGTCGGCGGCCTCTACGTGGCGCTGCTGCCGGCCGGCGACGACCCCCTGACCGGACCCATCCCCCTGGAGCGGGCACAGCTGCCGTTCCTCGTGGCCGACATGTTCGCCGAGGCAGACGCCGTGATCGCCGAACTGGACACCGCCGAGCTGCGCCGCGCGCTCGACGCCACCGCCCGCTCGCTCGACGGCTCCCCCGGCGCCCTCGAGACCACGGCGACCGACATCGAGGCGGTCATGGACGTGATGGCCCGTCAGAAGACCCAGGTGGAGGACCTGCTCTCCCTGTCCAACGAGTACCTGGGCACCGTCAACGCCAACCAGGACCTCGCGCTGGAGATCATCCGCGGCTACGCCGTCCTCGGACCCCAGCTGCTCGCCGCCGCCGACGACGTCAAGACGTTCGCCGACGGCCTGGCCGGTCTCTCCGGTCTGCTGTTCGACTTCCTGTCCGGCCCGTACGCCAGCAAGGTCGAGCCCATCATCCCGCACCTCAAGGAGGCCACCCGCTCGGCCGACGAGCTGAGGAAATCGACCGAGGAGATGCTCGACTCCGTGACCGGCACCGTCCGCGACCTCTCGGCGGTCGCCGGCCCCGAGGGGCGCGTGCTCATCGACCAGAGCGGGCTCACCCTCGACCGCCCCGAGGTCTGCCTGCCGCAACCAGGGATGAGGTGCTGA
- a CDS encoding HAAS signaling domain-containing protein has translation MPRLTDRYIFEVVRHLPEGQRGDISEEIAATIDDMIAAELDADTGPAGRIDPTAAEHTVLRRLGDPAQLARRYSGVRQYLVGPDVYPVWSRVLRWLVPVVGTIAAVAGGILYVSTTPVPQLGDLIAQLVTSVSAALLWAFAAWTLVVVIIERTTPEGARSALSRTPTWDPNDLDRPGSGSDTRADAIVSLVMLALLAGVPFIPSTFLYIGHLNGGEPLINPDIPTGWVVSYLILIGVLALVQVWRLARPGRSRGRLALEMATDIVFGVFLTALVLSQQTVLHPDLVPANGDGGPATAIRWALVAAIWVIVVWDQVETLRTFRRHSMNE, from the coding sequence ATGCCCCGACTCACCGATCGCTACATCTTCGAGGTGGTCCGCCACCTCCCCGAAGGCCAGCGCGGCGACATCTCGGAGGAGATCGCCGCGACCATCGACGACATGATCGCCGCCGAACTCGACGCCGACACCGGCCCCGCCGGCCGGATCGACCCCACCGCCGCCGAGCACACGGTCCTGCGCCGCCTCGGCGACCCCGCGCAGCTCGCCCGCCGGTACTCGGGCGTGCGCCAGTACCTCGTCGGACCCGACGTCTACCCCGTCTGGTCCCGCGTACTGCGGTGGCTCGTGCCCGTCGTCGGCACGATCGCCGCGGTGGCCGGCGGCATCCTCTATGTCTCCACGACGCCCGTCCCCCAGCTCGGCGACCTTATCGCCCAGCTCGTCACCTCCGTGTCCGCCGCCCTCCTGTGGGCCTTCGCGGCGTGGACGCTCGTCGTGGTGATCATCGAGCGGACCACCCCGGAGGGCGCACGCAGCGCACTCTCGCGGACGCCGACCTGGGACCCGAACGACCTCGACCGCCCGGGCAGCGGAAGCGACACGCGTGCCGACGCGATCGTCTCGCTCGTGATGCTGGCACTACTGGCCGGCGTGCCGTTCATCCCGTCGACGTTCCTCTACATCGGCCACCTCAACGGGGGCGAGCCGCTGATCAACCCGGACATCCCGACCGGCTGGGTCGTGAGCTACCTGATCCTGATCGGCGTGCTCGCGCTCGTCCAGGTGTGGCGCCTGGCGCGGCCGGGGCGGTCACGCGGCCGCCTCGCCCTCGAGATGGCCACCGACATCGTGTTCGGCGTCTTCCTCACCGCACTCGTCCTGAGCCAGCAGACCGTGCTGCATCCGGACCTCGTCCCCGCGAACGGCGACGGCGGCCCGGCCACCGCAATCCGCTGGGCTCTCGTCGCGGCGATCTGGGTGATCGTGGTGTGGGACCAGGTCGAGACCCTACGCACGTTCCGGCGCCACTCCATGAACGAGTGA
- a CDS encoding ABC transporter permease produces MSTATPTTDERRTPPAVVTRAGDAMRTHGRLLRLTFRSTAYLVTDLLRGRLPLKEVLVQAWFYFSVSALPAVLVALPLGVVIAVQVGSMTDSVGANSMAGAVGGMGVMQQIAPLAAALLIGGAGGSAIAADLASRTIRDEIDALRTMGIDPHQRLVAPRILAMLLVAPMLSVLIILMSVIASFAVASLGQGVAPGSYWLSFGSFASVTDLVVCLLKAAVFGFLVAVIASQRGLEARGGPKGVADAVNAAVVLGILACMIANLFITQVVLMFVPMRFL; encoded by the coding sequence ATGAGCACCGCCACCCCCACCACCGACGAGCGACGCACCCCGCCCGCCGTGGTCACGCGCGCGGGCGACGCCATGCGCACCCACGGTCGCCTGCTGCGCCTGACGTTCCGGTCGACCGCCTACCTCGTCACCGACCTCCTCCGCGGCCGCCTGCCGCTGAAGGAGGTGCTGGTCCAGGCCTGGTTCTACTTCTCCGTCTCCGCGCTGCCCGCGGTGTTGGTCGCCCTGCCGCTCGGAGTGGTGATCGCGGTGCAGGTGGGCAGCATGACCGACAGCGTCGGCGCCAACTCGATGGCCGGCGCCGTCGGTGGAATGGGCGTGATGCAACAGATCGCCCCACTCGCCGCCGCCCTGCTCATCGGCGGTGCCGGCGGCTCCGCGATCGCCGCCGACCTGGCCTCCCGCACGATCCGCGACGAGATTGACGCCCTGCGCACCATGGGCATCGATCCGCACCAGCGCCTGGTCGCCCCGCGCATCCTCGCCATGCTGCTGGTCGCGCCCATGCTGTCGGTGCTCATCATCCTCATGAGCGTCATCGCGAGCTTCGCCGTCGCCTCGCTCGGCCAGGGCGTCGCCCCCGGCTCCTACTGGCTCTCGTTCGGCAGCTTCGCGTCCGTGACCGACCTGGTGGTGTGCCTGCTCAAGGCCGCCGTGTTCGGGTTCCTCGTCGCGGTGATCGCCAGCCAGCGCGGACTCGAGGCCCGCGGAGGCCCGAAGGGCGTCGCGGACGCCGTCAACGCAGCGGTGGTGCTCGGGATCCTCGCCTGCATGATCGCCAACCTCTTCATCACCCAGGTGGTCCTGATGTTCGTCCCGATGAGGTTCCTGTGA